CACCATCACCCGTCCCGTGAAGGAGCTGTTGCGGGGTGTGCGCTCGATCGGCGATGGAGACTTCCGCGCCCGCATCGGCCTGCCAATGGGTGGAGAACTGGGTGAATTGCTGGATGGCTTCAATGCAATGGCCTCCCAGCTGCAGGCCTACGACGCGGCCAATATCGAGGAACTGCAAGCCGCGCAGGTGAAGCAGTCATCACTGATCGCGACCATGGCCGACGGAGCCCTGCTGCTCGATGGAGACGGTCGCATCGTGTTAGCCAACCCAACAGCGCGTCGTCTGTTCCGCTGGGAAGGGCGCAATCTCGAGGGTCAGGAATTCCTCAGCGAACTCCCCGAACTGCTGGCGGTTGAGCTCTACGAACCGCTGGGAGCCGTGTTCGAGAACAAGACCGACACCAACGAACTTCGGAGCAGCGTCGGGGATCCGCCGCGCACACTGCGCTTCGTGTTGCAGGCCGTGCGCGAACCCAGCAGCGATGTACTCAAGGGCATCGCCGTGACCATCCAGGATCTCACCCGTGAGGTGGAGCTGAACGCAGCCCAGAGCCGTTTCATCAGCAACGTCTCCCATGAGTTGCGCACGCCGTTGTTCAACATCAAGAGCTACGTGGAGACACTCCACGACATGGGTGACCAGCTCAGCGAAGACGACCGCAAGGAGTTTCTGGGGGTCGCCAATTCCGAAACCGATCGACTCACACGGCTGGTGAATGACGTGCTCGATCTATCCCGCCTGGAATCAAACCGGTCGGTGGAATTCGCGCCGATCGATCTAAGGCCCGGACTGGAACAGACCCTACGCAGCTACAAGCTCAACGCCAACGACAAAGAGGTGGAACTGAACTTGGAAGCCGACGCCGACCTGCCTGAAGTGCTTGGCAACTGGGACCTGCTTCTGCAGGTGCTCGACAACCTTGTGGGCAATGCACTCAAGTTCAGCCGCAGTGGCGGTCGTTTGGTGATCCGGGCCTACACCTGGCCCGATAGCTGTCTGATGATGTCCCCAGCCACCAACAGCGTGGGGGAAGACGGACCGACCTGCACGCTGAGTTCACCGCTGCCGAAGATCCGGATCGAAGTGTGCGACACGGGATACGGCATCAGCGAAGCCAATCAGCAACGCATCTTCGAACGCTTCTATCGCGTTGAAAACGCTGTTCACACCGAAGTGGGAACCGGCCTGGGCTTGTCGATCGTGCGCGGGATCCTCGAAAAGCACGGCACCCAGATCCGCATGGTGAGCGAGCTGGATGTGGGCACCACCTTCTGGTTCGACCTGCCCCTCACCCTCGAGGATCCAGACGAATTGAGGTGGCGGGCCGAACGCCAGAACC
This region of Synechococcus sp. NOUM97013 genomic DNA includes:
- a CDS encoding ATP-binding protein, with the translated sequence MASDPETAPNNVPADWAASISGSSASDDSSLWQRTLSWWAEFSLQTKLLAVATLVVSLMMTGITFFSLNGIQRDTAMNDTRYARDLGLLLAGNVTELVAEGRDRELANVTETFWRSSRSLRYIFFADPDGIVYLGIPISGSNDASSADMRLSRRLELPDELRSRPQNPLVRQHITPQGQVTDVFVPLVDNKNYLGVLALGVNPNETALASAALTREVTVAVFISIWVLVILGAVFNALTITRPVKELLRGVRSIGDGDFRARIGLPMGGELGELLDGFNAMASQLQAYDAANIEELQAAQVKQSSLIATMADGALLLDGDGRIVLANPTARRLFRWEGRNLEGQEFLSELPELLAVELYEPLGAVFENKTDTNELRSSVGDPPRTLRFVLQAVREPSSDVLKGIAVTIQDLTREVELNAAQSRFISNVSHELRTPLFNIKSYVETLHDMGDQLSEDDRKEFLGVANSETDRLTRLVNDVLDLSRLESNRSVEFAPIDLRPGLEQTLRSYKLNANDKEVELNLEADADLPEVLGNWDLLLQVLDNLVGNALKFSRSGGRLVIRAYTWPDSCLMMSPATNSVGEDGPTCTLSSPLPKIRIEVCDTGYGISEANQQRIFERFYRVENAVHTEVGTGLGLSIVRGILEKHGTQIRMVSELDVGTTFWFDLPLTLEDPDELRWRAERQNPEERRPLSASPGSID